A single Eubalaena glacialis isolate mEubGla1 chromosome 18, mEubGla1.1.hap2.+ XY, whole genome shotgun sequence DNA region contains:
- the LOC133078480 gene encoding LOW QUALITY PROTEIN: capZ-interacting protein-like (The sequence of the model RefSeq protein was modified relative to this genomic sequence to represent the inferred CDS: deleted 3 bases in 2 codons), with protein sequence MGAKQRAGITSPGQTERVRPLPSWHLEDMEERPAETNASVDDSAPPSVAQLAERFREQAAAAKETPASKPTRRKLPCSLSLFLPRVELGQNGEEKSPPNANHPPKVKVKSSPLIEKLQASLAFDPAALLPGASPKSPGLKAMVSPFHSQLSTPSSPGVWSQASEPEEVPVSFDQPPEGSHLPSHSKVQTRGSIKRCPPSRRFRRSQSDCGDLGELRAVESSQEDGAKEENGDEVFPAKSKTPGFPPLRRTPSRTEKQEEKGRASGVAQQHETAMGNSEEGASQRPAQASSLEAEDGCGSPTEEKPAEEQTEEPTEVKERVASEEEEPRQRSQDTEGLEEGAVGEETPPQPPGGGEDDHSPEQGTGKEKQMEGAVLKPGCDPGTGHAQPDISSEVPKKEDNTPVQGTKR encoded by the exons ATGGGAGCCAAGCAGAGAGCAGGGATCACGAGCCCTGGCCAGACTGAGCGCGTGCGGCCACTGCCGAGTTGGCACCTGGAGGACATGGAGGAAAGGCCGGCAGAGACCAACGCCAGTGTGGACGACTCGGCGCCCCCCTCGGTGGCCCAGCTGGCCGAGCGATTCAGGGAGCAGGCAGCCGCTGCAAAGGAGACACCAGCCAGTAAACCAACAAGAAGGAAActtccctgctccctctctctgTTCCTCCCCAGGGTAGAACTGGGCCAGAATGGTGAAGAGAAGTCACCGCCCAATGCAAACCACCCTCCTAAAGTCAAGGTGAAGAGCTCGCCTCTGATCGAGAAGCTCCAGGCCAGTTTAGCCTTTGATCCAGCGGCCCTGCTGCCTGGGGCCTCACCCAAGAGTCCCGGACTCAAGGCCATGGTATCACCATTTCACAGCCAGCTTTCTACCCCCAGCAGCCCTGGCGTGTGGTCTCAGGCCAGCGAGCCAGAGGAGGTGCCCGTCAGCTTTGACCAGCCTCCTGAAGGCAGTCATCTGCCCTCTCACAGTAAGGTGCAGACGAGGGGCTCCATAAAAAGGTGCCCTCCCTCCAGGCGATTCAGAAGGTCCCAGTCGGATTGTGGGGACCTGGGGGAGCTCAGGGCCGTGGAGTCCTCCCAGGAGGATGGTGCCAAGGAAGAGAATGGGGACGAGGTGTTCCCAGCCAAGAGCAAGACTCCAGGATTCCCTCCTCTGAGGAGGACGCCCAGCAGGAcagagaagcaggaggagaagggaagggccTCGGGGGTAGCCCAGCAGCACGAAACGGCCATGGGGAACTCCGAGGAGGGGGCCAGCCAGCGTCCAGCCCAAGCCTCCAGCCTAGAGGCAGAGGACGGGTGTGGGAGCCCCACGGAGGAGAAACCGGCTGAAGAGCAGACGGAAGAGCCTACAGAGGTGAAGGAGAGGGTGGCCAGTGAAGAGGAGGAGCCCAGACAGAGGAGCCAAGACacagaggggctggaggagggagctGTGGGGGAGGAGACCCCCCCACAGCCc cctggaggaggggaggatgaCCACAGTCCTGAGCAGGGGACCGGCAAGGAAAAGCAA ATGGAGGGGGCCGTCCTCAAGCCAGGCTGTGACCCTGGCACTGGCCATGCCCAGCCGGACATTAGCAGTGAGGTCCCCAAGAAAGAGGATAACACCCCTGTCCAGGGCACTAAAAGGTGA